One segment of Channa argus isolate prfri chromosome 17, Channa argus male v1.0, whole genome shotgun sequence DNA contains the following:
- the katnbl1 gene encoding KATNB1-like protein 1, with translation MAAGKHVWQRNVFTVNQNNSNGFLRSCLHPAAEKNMKQVDIINKEDLDKERFQVHYGVHSPRKAKQPSSFKRRGCPLEEVGLKLHRKASDVGRVCNPGMANKENELACSDDVRSNLYNDNCGLPLNSAEASKMAGASSKYSDLTELSKDHEAMTHILSGRNLRLKVALTLWRRNACEFVAYLVRIQDAGVFLDCLPVLTKNLQTEASCLSLGCCIDLVPQVKVILASKYEEHILVGLHWVQAVIRKWWLELSKNDKQLQDSCSEDRNIEVMKQRLKDLWKEGTVLCLVPGATGELAKAIEAHLSQLP, from the exons ATGGCAGCTGGTAAGCATGTCTGGCAACGGAACGTCTTTACGGTCAACCAGAATAACTCCAATGGCTTTCTACGATCCTGTTTGcatcctgctgctgaaaagaaCATGAAGCAG GTGGATATTATAAATAAGGAAGATTTAGATAAAGAAAG ATTTCAAGTGCATTACGGCGTACACAGTCCCAGGAAAGCGAAGCAGCCGTCGTCTTTTAAGAGGAGGGGTTGTCCATTAGAGGAGGTGGGCTTGAAGCTGCACCGCAAAGCATCAGATGTAGGCCGTGTCTGTAACCCCGGCATGGCCAACAAGGAAAATGAGCTGGCGTGCTCCGATGATGTGCGGAGCAATCTCTACAATGACAATTGCGGCCTCCCTCTGAACTCTGCAGAGGCCTCCAAGATGGCAGGGGCCAGCTCTAAGTACAGTGACTTAACTGAG CTATCAAAGGACCACGAAGCTATGACTCACATCCTTTCTGGGAGGAATCTTCGGCTAAAAGTAGCACTAACGCTATGGCGAAGAAATGCTTGTGAATTTGTGGCCTACCTTGTAAG aatTCAGGATGCAGGAGTTTTCCTCGACTGCTTACCTGTCCTAACAAAAAA TCTTCAAACCGAAGCATCTTGTTTGTCACTTGGCTGCTGCATTGACCTCGTGCCCCAAGTGAAAGTGATTCTTGCCAGTAAATACGAAGA ACACATACTGGTGGGTTTACACTGGGTTCAAGCTGTCATCAGGAAATGGTGGCTGGAACTTTCTAAGAATGACAAACAACTGCAGGACAGTTGTTCAGAAGACAG AAATATTGAAGTTATGAAGCAGCGGCTGAAGGACTTGTGGAAAGAGGGAACCGTGTTATGTTTGGTTCCAGGAGCTACAGGAGAACTGGCCAAG GCCATAGAGGCTCATCTGTCACAGCTGCCCTGA
- the emc7b gene encoding endoplasmic reticulum membrane protein complex subunit 7 gives MLFRERISLLWLFVQAAVVVAWCFTDMETGPSAGVATQPNGDRFKIEGRAIVPGVKTQDWVSTARVLVEGEDYVGFVRADGSFAVNDVPSGSYVVEVVTPTYKFEPVRVDITSKGKMRARVVNYIKTSEVIRMAYPLQIRASGSHIYFMKRETWGWTDFLMNPMVMMMVLPLLIIVLLPKVVNTNDPEMRKEMEQSMNMLNPNPELPDVSELMTKLFSGSKASSKAGSSSKGTRPAAKRR, from the exons ATGTTGTTCAGGGAAAGAATATCGCTGTTATGGCTTTTCGTGCAGGCGGCGGTCGTCGTGGCCTGGTGTTTCACTGACATGGAAACGGGGCCTAGCGCAGGTGTAGCGACACAGCCGAACGGCGACCGGTTCAAAATCGAGGGTAGAGCGATAGTCCCGGGGGTGAAAACACAAGACTGGGTCTCCACGGCCAGAGTCCTGGTTGAAGGTGAAGATTACGTGGGATTTGTTCG AGCGGACGGAAGCTTTGCTGTGAACGATGTTCCTTCAGGGTCTTATGTTGTGGAAGTTGTCACCCCAACATATAAATTTGAGCCGGTGCGTGTTGATATCACATCCAAAGGCAAAATGCG GGCACGTGTTGTGAACTATATCAAAACCTCAGAAGTTATTCGGATGGCATATCCTCTACAAATCAGGGCTAGTGGTTCTCACATCTACTTCATGAAGAGGGAGACCTGGGGCTGGACAGACTTTCTGATGAACCCCATG GTTATGATGATGGTTCTGCCCCTGTTAATCATTGTTTTGCTACCCAAAGTGGTCAACACCAATGACCCAGAGATGAGAAAG GAAATGGAGCAGTCCATGAACATGCTAAACCCCAACCCTGAGCTTCCAGACGTGTCTGAGCTTATGACCAAACTGTTCTCTGGCTCTAAGGCCTCCAGCAaagcaggcagcagcagcaagggCACCAGGCCGGCTGCTAAGAGGAGGTAG
- the LOC137102043 gene encoding muscarinic acetylcholine receptor M5-like: MQVDFMLSCTNSTDRLTSTMEDTNSTFVNASNIQSAPHSLWEVITIATVSAIVSLITIVGNVLVLLSFKVNSQLKTVNNYYLLSLAFADLIIGVLSMNLYTTYILMGYWSLGNLACDLWLAVDYVASNASVMNLLAISFDRYFSITRPLTYRAKRTPKRAAIMIGLAWLVSFVLWAPPILCWQYFVGERKVPMDRCEIQFLTQPVITFGTAIAAFYIPVSVMTILYCRIYKETQKRTKDLAELQGLASGNVPEGTKPHKTIINSCFHFTREKQERSQASWSSSNQSNTTKVTTHSDEAWAKADQITSFNSYTSSDEEEHHVSIETPQGSFKEQGGGAGSKNGKVKDYREDEYFSTPKKKNTKRCIAYKCKPGSKGENGNLAPAKNCPTEAEQPDKNASPSSSTTSKPMDSALKNQITKRKRMVLVKEKKAAQTLSAILLAFILTWTPYNIMVLISTFCTDCIPTSLWQLGYWLCYVNSTVNPMCYALCNKTFQKTFRMLLLCQWRRRRGEDKQYWCGQNPNANNKMT, translated from the coding sequence ATGCAGGTGGACTTCATGCTGTCCTGCACTAATAGTACAGACAGACTGACCAGCACCATGGAGGATACAAACAGCACTTTTGTCAACGCGTCAAACATCCAGTCTGCCCCTCACAGTCTTTGGGAGGTTATAACTATTGCTACGGTGTCAGCCATTGTCAGCTTGATAACTATTGTTGGCAATGTGTTGGTCTTACTTTCATTCAAAGTAAACAGCCAGCTGAAGACTGTAAACAACTACTACCTGCTGAGTTTGGCCTTCGCTGACCTCATCATAGGGGTGTTGTCCATGAATTTATACACCACTTACATACTGATGGGTTACTGGTCCCTGGGGAACCTTGCGTGTGATCTCTGGCTTGCAGTGGATTATGTAGCCAGCAATGCTTCAGTTATGAACTTACTTGCCATCAGCTTTGACAGATACTTCTCCATCACAAGGCCGCTGACTTACAGAGCGAAAAGGACTCCAAAAAGAGCTGCCATCATGATCGGCCTTGCATGGCTGGTGTCTTTTGTCCTCTGGGCACCACCCATTCTTTGCTGGCAGTACTTTGTAGGAGAGAGAAAGGTGCCTATGGACAGGTGCGAGATCCAGTTTCTAACTCAACCTGTGATCACTTTTGGGACAGCCATTGCTGCTTTCTACATCCCAGTGTCGGTTATGACTATCTTGTACTGTAGGATCTACAAGGAAACACAGAAACGGACAAAGGATCTGGCAGAACTGCAAGGGCTCGCATCGGGAAACGTTCCAGAGGGTACAAAACCACATAAGACTATTATTAActcttgttttcatttcaccagAGAGAAGCAGGAGAGGAGTCAGGCCTCTTGGTCCTCATCTAACCAAAGTAACACCACAAAGGTGACCACTCATTCAGATGAGGCATGGGCCAAAGCAGACCAGATAACTTCCTTTAACAGCTACACCTCATCCGACGAAGAGGAGCACCATGTTTCAATAGAAACCCCACAAGGATCTTTCAAAGAGCAAGGtggtggagcaggaagtaagaATGGGAAGGTGAAAGATTATAGAGAAGATGAGTATTTTTCCACTCCTAAAAAGAAGAACACTAAAAGGTGCATTGCCTATAAGTGCAAACCTGGCTCAAAGGGGGAAAATGGCAATTTAGCACCTGCAAAAAACTGCCCAACTGAAGCAGAGCAGCCTGACAAAAAtgcctccccctcctcctccaccacctccaaaCCTATGGATTCTGCCCTGAAGAACCAGATCAccaagaggaagaggatggtCCTGGTGAAGGAGAAGAAGGCAGCTCAGACTCTCAGCGCCATCCTCCTGGCCTTCATCCTAACATGGACACCATACAACATCATGGTGCTCATCTCCACATTCTGCACAGACTGCATCCCCACGTCCCTCTGGCAACTAGGCTACTGGCTCTGCTACGTCAACAGCACTGTCAACCCCATGTGCTACGCCCTCTGCAACAAGACCTTTCAGAAGACCTTCCGCATGCTTCTGCTCTgccagtggaggaggaggagaggtgagGACAAGCAGTATTGGTGTGGACAAAACCCAAATGCCAACAATAAAATGACTTGA